Proteins from a genomic interval of Alosa alosa isolate M-15738 ecotype Scorff River chromosome 8, AALO_Geno_1.1, whole genome shotgun sequence:
- the LOC125299895 gene encoding uncharacterized protein LOC125299895 isoform X2 → MVRRCFFRCEGPSPLYGLPKVEPLRTQWLEFIFNSIPATLPNIYLCPNHFTDNCFKNLGLFTAGFSKLLALNEEAVPTLCGPMVEDISSQHQDLKPPHPSFHHVGCQTDSPQIISAAAQTNSVETRSMGTQCVPLKMKSVSTQLSWGSLKVPHIRSKGIQTKVPLLSVGTGTASHFPDLPVTSTLIKGGPGLQSRKKPPLELEEGDTSNEYHMELDSTYTPGDSVLTEESDALFETQVTYDEAKYIVFESCLKQLFENCPVCKRNCDVQRRRMGTYVAFTQFCPHCNYFRQWESQPIVGSTPVGNLQLSAATYFTGSSFIQLEKVFKAMQLQIFQYDTFRRHARNYLEPAIIHKWKMDQQNLFHQQLHQGGKVALGGDMRADLPGHSAKFGSYTLMNLESNTIMDIQLVQSNEVGGSYHIEKEGLRRCLDLLESNGLAVDYIVTDRHPQIKKYLRERNIVQFYNVWHFEKGLSKKLEKLQNKDCNVLKRWLPSIKKKNHVYWCATSSSTGPEKVAKWTSLLNHLQNVHVHEDPLFPKCLHPDRVSRDPNKWLQPGSVALYKAEKILNNKRVLKDVEKLSHHHPTSTLESFHSLILRFAPKNVVFTFMGMLCRLYLAAMHYNENAGQEQAVTSAGQAVYKLVLPKSKTGEGIAKPIKTDSKYSLQTSTPGLLASGDLHWCL, encoded by the exons ATGGTTAGAAGGTGTTTTTTTCGTTGTGAAGGGCCATCTCCCTTGTATGGTTTACCAAAGGTAGAGCCACTACGTACCCAGTGGTTAGAGTTTATTTTTAACTCTATTCCTGCGACTTTGCCAAACATTTATCTGTGTCCCAACCACTTCACGGACAACTGCTTCAAGAACCTGGGGTTGTTCACTGCTGGATTTTCGAAGCTGTTAGCTCTGAATGAAGAGGCTGTTCCAACTTTGTGTGGCCCAATGGTAGAAGATATATCCTCACAACAT CAGGACCTCAAGCCACCACACCCCTCTTTCCATCATGTTGGATGCCAAACCGACTCTCCTCAGATCATTTCGGCAGCAGCACAGACTAATTCTGTGGAAACACGATCTATGGGAACACAATGTGTGCCGTTAAAGATGAAATCTGTTAGCACACAGTTGTCCTGGGGATCGTTGAAGGTGCCACACATTCGAAGCAAAG GCATCCAGACAAAAGTGCCTCTCCTCAGCGTTGGCACTGGAACAGCTTCCCATTTTCCAGACTTACCAGTGACCTCTACACTAATAAAGGGGGGTCCTGGGTTGCAATCTAGAAAGAAGCCTCCACTTGAGTTGGAGGAGGGTGACACCTCAAATGAATATCATATGGAGCTGGACTCTACTTACACCCCGGGAGATTCAGTACTTACAGAAGAATCGGATGCATT GTTCGAGACACAGGTCACCTATGATGAGGCAAAGTATATTGTGTTTGAAAGCTGCCTCAAACAGCTATTTGAAAACTGTCCGGTGTGCAAGAGAAACTGTGATGTCCAACGACGAAGAATGGGGACTTATGTGGCCTTCACTCAGTTTTGTCCACACTGCAACTACTTTAGACAGTGGGAGAGTCAGCCCATAGTTGGAAGCACCCCTGTTGGCAACCTACAACTTTCAGCTGCCACATACTTTACAGGTTCTTCCTTCATCCAACTGGAAAAG GTATTCAAGGCCATGCAGCTCCAGATATTCCAGTATGACACCTTCAGGAGACATGCTAGGAATTACCTGGAGCCTGCTATTATTCACAAATGGAAAATGGATCAGCAGAATCTTTTCCATCAACAATTACACCAGGGTGGGAAGGTTGCATTGGGAGGAGATATGAGGGCAGACTTGCCAG GGCACTCAGCAAAGTTTGGCAGCTACACTCTGATGAACCTGGAGAGCAACACCATTATGGACATCCAGCTTGTTCAA AGCAATGAAGTAGGTGGCAGTTACCACATTGAGAAAGAGGGACTCAGAAGATGCCTAGATCTTCTGGAGTCAAACGGGTTGGCGGTTGATTACATCGTTACGGATCGTCATCCACAGATAAAGAAATATCTGAGGGAACGAAACATTGTACAGTTCTATAACGTGTGGCACTTTGAAAAAG GTTTGTCCAAGAAACTGGAGAAACTACAGAACAAGGACTGTAATGTTTTGAAGAGGTGGCTGCctagcataaaaaaaaaaaaccatgttTACTGGTGTGCAACCTCTTCAAGTACAGGACCAGAAAAGGTGGCAAAGTGGACGTCTCTGCTCAACCACCTTCAAAATGTTCATGTGCATGAAGACCCCCTTTTCCCAAAGTGTTTACATCCTGACAGAGTTTCAAGGGATCCAAACAAATGGCTACAACCTG GGTCAGTGGCGCTATACAAAGCGGAAAAAATTCTCAACAATAAGAGAGTTCTCAAAGATGTGGAAAAGCTCAGCCACCATCACCCGACCTCAACGCTGGAGTCCTTCCACAGCTTGATCCTGCGTTTTGCACCCAAGAATGTGGTTTTCACATTCATGGGAATGTTGTGCAG GCTGTATCTAGCGGCCATGCACTACAATGAAAATGCCGGCCAGGAGCAAGCTGTGACCTCTGCTGGACAGGCTGTGTACAAGCTTGTTTTACCGAAGTCCAAGACAGGGGAAGGCATTGCAAAGCCCATAAAAACAGACTCTAAATAca GCCTTCAAACCAGCACGCCCGGCCTTCTGGCTTCCGGAGACCTGCACTG GTGCCTGTGA
- the LOC125299895 gene encoding uncharacterized protein LOC125299895 isoform X1, producing the protein MVRRCFFRCEGPSPLYGLPKVEPLRTQWLEFIFNSIPATLPNIYLCPNHFTDNCFKNLGLFTAGFSKLLALNEEAVPTLCGPMVEDISSQHQDLKPPHPSFHHVGCQTDSPQIISAAAQTNSVETRSMGTQCVPLKMKSVSTQLSWGSLKVPHIRSKGIQTKVPLLSVGTGTASHFPDLPVTSTLIKGGPGLQSRKKPPLELEEGDTSNEYHMELDSTYTPGDSVLTEESDALFETQVTYDEAKYIVFESCLKQLFENCPVCKRNCDVQRRRMGTYVAFTQFCPHCNYFRQWESQPIVGSTPVGNLQLSAATYFTGSSFIQLEKVFKAMQLQIFQYDTFRRHARNYLEPAIIHKWKMDQQNLFHQQLHQGGKVALGGDMRADLPGHSAKFGSYTLMNLESNTIMDIQLVQSNEVGGSYHIEKEGLRRCLDLLESNGLAVDYIVTDRHPQIKKYLRERNIVQFYNVWHFEKGLSKKLEKLQNKDCNVLKRWLPSIKKKNHVYWCATSSSTGPEKVAKWTSLLNHLQNVHVHEDPLFPKCLHPDRVSRDPNKWLQPGSVALYKAEKILNNKRVLKDVEKLSHHHPTSTLESFHSLILRFAPKNVVFTFMGMLCRLYLAAMHYNENAGQEQAVTSAGQAVYKLVLPKSKTGEGIAKPIKTDSKYKYVEELMRLVIEEVFEDPTPFVEEMQKIPIPPDLSSV; encoded by the exons ATGGTTAGAAGGTGTTTTTTTCGTTGTGAAGGGCCATCTCCCTTGTATGGTTTACCAAAGGTAGAGCCACTACGTACCCAGTGGTTAGAGTTTATTTTTAACTCTATTCCTGCGACTTTGCCAAACATTTATCTGTGTCCCAACCACTTCACGGACAACTGCTTCAAGAACCTGGGGTTGTTCACTGCTGGATTTTCGAAGCTGTTAGCTCTGAATGAAGAGGCTGTTCCAACTTTGTGTGGCCCAATGGTAGAAGATATATCCTCACAACAT CAGGACCTCAAGCCACCACACCCCTCTTTCCATCATGTTGGATGCCAAACCGACTCTCCTCAGATCATTTCGGCAGCAGCACAGACTAATTCTGTGGAAACACGATCTATGGGAACACAATGTGTGCCGTTAAAGATGAAATCTGTTAGCACACAGTTGTCCTGGGGATCGTTGAAGGTGCCACACATTCGAAGCAAAG GCATCCAGACAAAAGTGCCTCTCCTCAGCGTTGGCACTGGAACAGCTTCCCATTTTCCAGACTTACCAGTGACCTCTACACTAATAAAGGGGGGTCCTGGGTTGCAATCTAGAAAGAAGCCTCCACTTGAGTTGGAGGAGGGTGACACCTCAAATGAATATCATATGGAGCTGGACTCTACTTACACCCCGGGAGATTCAGTACTTACAGAAGAATCGGATGCATT GTTCGAGACACAGGTCACCTATGATGAGGCAAAGTATATTGTGTTTGAAAGCTGCCTCAAACAGCTATTTGAAAACTGTCCGGTGTGCAAGAGAAACTGTGATGTCCAACGACGAAGAATGGGGACTTATGTGGCCTTCACTCAGTTTTGTCCACACTGCAACTACTTTAGACAGTGGGAGAGTCAGCCCATAGTTGGAAGCACCCCTGTTGGCAACCTACAACTTTCAGCTGCCACATACTTTACAGGTTCTTCCTTCATCCAACTGGAAAAG GTATTCAAGGCCATGCAGCTCCAGATATTCCAGTATGACACCTTCAGGAGACATGCTAGGAATTACCTGGAGCCTGCTATTATTCACAAATGGAAAATGGATCAGCAGAATCTTTTCCATCAACAATTACACCAGGGTGGGAAGGTTGCATTGGGAGGAGATATGAGGGCAGACTTGCCAG GGCACTCAGCAAAGTTTGGCAGCTACACTCTGATGAACCTGGAGAGCAACACCATTATGGACATCCAGCTTGTTCAA AGCAATGAAGTAGGTGGCAGTTACCACATTGAGAAAGAGGGACTCAGAAGATGCCTAGATCTTCTGGAGTCAAACGGGTTGGCGGTTGATTACATCGTTACGGATCGTCATCCACAGATAAAGAAATATCTGAGGGAACGAAACATTGTACAGTTCTATAACGTGTGGCACTTTGAAAAAG GTTTGTCCAAGAAACTGGAGAAACTACAGAACAAGGACTGTAATGTTTTGAAGAGGTGGCTGCctagcataaaaaaaaaaaaccatgttTACTGGTGTGCAACCTCTTCAAGTACAGGACCAGAAAAGGTGGCAAAGTGGACGTCTCTGCTCAACCACCTTCAAAATGTTCATGTGCATGAAGACCCCCTTTTCCCAAAGTGTTTACATCCTGACAGAGTTTCAAGGGATCCAAACAAATGGCTACAACCTG GGTCAGTGGCGCTATACAAAGCGGAAAAAATTCTCAACAATAAGAGAGTTCTCAAAGATGTGGAAAAGCTCAGCCACCATCACCCGACCTCAACGCTGGAGTCCTTCCACAGCTTGATCCTGCGTTTTGCACCCAAGAATGTGGTTTTCACATTCATGGGAATGTTGTGCAG GCTGTATCTAGCGGCCATGCACTACAATGAAAATGCCGGCCAGGAGCAAGCTGTGACCTCTGCTGGACAGGCTGTGTACAAGCTTGTTTTACCGAAGTCCAAGACAGGGGAAGGCATTGCAAAGCCCATAAAAACAGACTCTAAATAca AATATGTGGAAGAACTGATGAGGCTGGTGATTGAGGAGGTTTTTGAGGACCCTACACCATTTGTAGAGGAGATGCAAAAAATCCCCATCCCTCCTGACCTGTCATCGGTTTGA
- the dynlt1b gene encoding dynein light chain Tctex-type 1 isoform X2, with amino-acid sequence MDEFQTGEETTFIVDDVSTIIKESVEAAIGGNTYQHSRVNQWTTNVVEQCLSQLSKLGKPFKYIEEWSRIADSQFMLLGQQH; translated from the exons ATGGATGAGTTTCAAACAGGAGAAGAG ACAACCTTTATTGTGGATGACGTGAGCACAATCATTAAAGAG TCTGTGGAAGCAGCAATTGGAGGCAATACCTACCAGCACAGTAGGGTGAACCAGTGGACCACTAATGTTGTAGAACAGTGCCTCAGTCAACTCAGCAAACTTGGCAAGCCTTTTAAGTACATTG AAGAATGGAGCAGGATTGCAGACAGCCAGTTCATGCTTCTGGGACAACAGCACTGA
- the dynlt1b gene encoding dynein light chain Tctex-type 1 isoform X1, translating to MDEFQTGEETTFIVDDVSTIIKESVEAAIGGNTYQHSRVNQWTTNVVEQCLSQLSKLGKPFKYIVTCIIMQKNGAGLQTASSCFWDNSTDGSCTVRWENKSMYCIVSVFGLAI from the exons ATGGATGAGTTTCAAACAGGAGAAGAG ACAACCTTTATTGTGGATGACGTGAGCACAATCATTAAAGAG TCTGTGGAAGCAGCAATTGGAGGCAATACCTACCAGCACAGTAGGGTGAACCAGTGGACCACTAATGTTGTAGAACAGTGCCTCAGTCAACTCAGCAAACTTGGCAAGCCTTTTAAGTACATTG TGACGTGCATCATTATGCAGAAGAATGGAGCAGGATTGCAGACAGCCAGTTCATGCTTCTGGGACAACAGCACTGATG GAAGCTGCACTGTCAGATGGGAGAACAAGTCGATGTACTGCATTGTCAGTGTCTTTGGGCTTGCCATTTAA
- the tmem181 gene encoding transmembrane protein 181, with protein MDTDYTNFENPLYSDFKYFCKKIQEAYNELMEDITPYRDDRFYRLAPMRLYTLSKRHFVLVFVFFLICFGLTVFIGIAGPRIIEETKYPVFTNAATNGSKTGPFSLYSPPLSTYNQQLWLTCSIQVSQSDVADFKQPFQINVLLKGVMQDASVMHITDDVHQRLRMLHCAPQRGCDEIIVMHLGYLNYTQYQVNVALKGLENLTYGIRNVTFMWKRYNPSFSQGEIWFRFVFVVLTFMVTCMFAHSLRKFSMRDWGIEQKWMSILLPLLLLYNDPFFPLSFLVNSWFPGTLDAFFQALFLCALLLFWLCVYHGIRVQGERKCLTFYLPKMLIVGLIWLSAVTLGIWQTVNELQDPTYQYKVDIDNFQGMKIFFLLVVVLYVLYLVFLVVRACSELKHMPYSELMVVWASWYLTVLVLSTSMAILYLRFGAKALQDNFVAELSTHYQNSAEFLSFYGLLNFYLYTLAFVYSPSKNAMYDSQLKDNPAFSMLNDSEDEVIYGSDYEEMPLQNGRAIKATSKYQDESDSD; from the exons ATGGACACCGACTACACCAACTTTGAGAATCCGCTTTACAGCGACTTCAAATATTTCTGCAAGAAGATACAGGAGGCCTATAATGAACTAATGGAAGACATAACTCCGTACAGAGATGATCGGTTCTACAG GCTCGCCCCCATGCGGCTATACACACTCTCCAAGAGACATTTCGTGTTGGTTTTCGTGTTTTTCTTGATATGCTTTGGACTCACAGTCTTCATAGGAATAGCAG GCCCAAGAATCATAGAAGAGACAAAATACCCTGTTTTTACCAATGCAGCTACAAACGGTTCAAAG ACTGGGCCGTTTAGTTTATATTCCCCACCACTCTCCACATACAACCAACAGTTATGGCTAACCTGTTCCATCCAAGTGTCCCAGAGTGACG tGGCAGACTTTAAACAGCCTTTCCAGATCAATGTGCTGTTAAAAGGAGTCATGCAGGATGCCAGCGTGATGCATATCACTGATGACGTGCACCAGAGGTTACGCATGCTGCACTGTGCT CCACAGAGAGGTTGTGATGAGATCATAGTAATGCACCTGGGCTACCTGAATTACACCCAGTACCAGGTGAACGTGGCTCTGAAAGGCCTGGAGAACCTCACGTATGGTATCCGAAATGTCACATTTATG tgGAAGAGGTACAACCCTTCCTTTTCACAAGGGGAAATCTGGTTTCGATTTGTGTTTGTCGTTTTGACCTTCATGGTAACG TGCATGTTTGCCCACTCTTTAAGGAAGTTCTCCATGAGGGATTGGGGAATTGAGCAGAAGTGGATGTCCATTCTGTTGCCGTTGTTATTGCTTTATAATG ATCCCTTCTTCCCATTATCGTTCCTGGTGAACAGCTGGTTCCCCGGGACCCTGGATGCCTTTTTCCAGGCCCTATTCCTCTGTGCCCTGCTTCTCTTCTGGCTCTGTGTCTATCATGGCATACGTGTCCAG GGTGAGAGAAAGTGCCTGACATTTTACCTGCCCAAAATGCTCATTGTTGGGCTAATCTGGCTGTCAGCTGTAACACTGGGTATCTGGCAAAC GGTGAATGAACTGCAGGATCCCACATACCAATACAAAGTAGATATCGACAACTTCCAG GGTATGAAGATTTTCTTCCTGTTGGTCGTGGTCCTTTATGTTCTCTACCTTGTGTTTCTGGTGGTCAGGGCGTGCTCAGAGCTGAAGCACATGCCTTACTCAG AACTAATGGTAGTTTGGGCTAGTTGGTATCTAACAGTCCTTGTTCTCTCCACCAGCATGGCTATCCTCTACCTGAGGTTTGGAGCCAAAGCTCTGCAAGACAACTTTGTGGCTGAGCTGTCCACCCATTACCAGAACT CTGCTGAGTTTTTATCCTTCTACGGATTACTCAACTTTTATTTGTACACATTAGCCTTTGTGTACTCTCCATCCAAGAATGCTATGTATG ACTCCCAGCTGAAGGATAACCCTGCATTCTCCATGTTGAATGACTCTGAAGATGAGGTCATTTATGG GAGCGACTATGAAGAGATGCCACTTCAAAATGGTCGTGCCATCAAAGCCACTTCGAAGTACCAAGATGAAAGTGACAGTGACTGA